From Miscanthus floridulus cultivar M001 chromosome 15, ASM1932011v1, whole genome shotgun sequence, the proteins below share one genomic window:
- the LOC136508542 gene encoding protein NUCLEAR FUSION DEFECTIVE 4-like, with the protein MAAFAAQVVRGRWFMAYGSFLIMSAAGATYIFAIYSKDIKSTLGYTQEQLNTVGFFKDVGANVGIHAGLVAELAPPWLVLAIGAAMNLGGYLMLYLSVTGRAGHRTPPLWLVCLYIAVGANSQAFANTGALVTCVKNFPESRGVMLGLLKGFVGLSGAIFTQLYLAFYGPGGGDTRPLILLVGWLPAAVSVAFLATIRIIRAPRPPAAARREYRAFCAFLYVSLALAAYLLVAIVLQKRFRFTRAEYAVSAAVVFLMLLLPLGIVLREEAALFKSNVTNAPAEAQAQAPATPALPAATKQPPAAPVPPPATTAGQRLLLSLRPPPRGEDYTILQALVSVDMLLLFTATVFGVGGTLTAIDNMGQIGESLGYPQRSVATFVSLISIWNYLGRVTAGFASEALLSRHRIPRPLLVAGVLLLTVPGHLLIAFGVPGSLYAASVLVGFCFGAAYPMILAIISELFGLRYYSTLYNVGNVASPVGSYILNVRVAGRMYDREAARQGAVVVPGKASGGVTCVGKRCYRESFLVVAAVTVAAAAVALALAWRTRAFYAGDIYARFKEGATGTGASGNRVRVGEDEDASAAAAAESVSKEQAKVDARDARDTSS; encoded by the coding sequence ATGGCGGCGTTCGCGGCGCAGGTGGTGCGGGGGCGGTGGTTCATGGCGTACGGCTCCTTCCTCATCATGTCGGCGGCGGGCGCCACCTACATCTTCGCCATCTACTCCAAGGACATCAAGTCGACGCTGGGGTACACGCAGGAGCAGCTCAACACCGTGGGCTTCTTCAAGGACGTGGGCGCCAACGTCGGCATCCACGCGGGCCTCGTCGCCGAGCTCGCCCCGCCGTGGCTCGTCCTCGCCATCGGCGCCGCCATGAACCTCGGCGGATACCTCATGCTCTACCTCTCCGTCACGGGCCGCGCCGGCCACCGGACCCCGCCGCTCTGGCTCGTCTGCCTCTACATCGCCGTCGGCGCCAACTCCCAGGCGTTCGCCAACACCGGCGCGCTCGTCACCTGCGTCAAGAACTTCCCCGAGAGCCGCGGCGTCATGCTCGGCCTCCTTAAGGGCTTCGTCGGCCTCAGCGGCGCCATCTTCACCCAGCTCTACCTCGCCTTCTACGGCCCCGGAGGCGGCGACACCAGGCCGCTCATCCTCCTCGTCGGATGGCTCCCCGCCGCCGTCTCCGTCGCCTTCCTCGCCACCATCCGGATCATACGCGCGCCGCGCCCGCCCGCCGCGGCGCGCCGGGAGTACCGCGCCTTCTGCGCCTTCCTCTACGTGTCGCTCGCGCTCGCCGCCTACCTCCTTGTCGCCATCGTCCTCCAGAAGCGGTTCCGGTTCACGCGGGCAGAGTACGCCGTCAGCGCCGCCGTCGTGTTCCTCATGCTGCTGCTTCCGCTCGGAATCGTCCTGCGCGAGGAGGCCGCGCTGTTCAAGTCCAACGTCACCAACGCGCCAGCTGAAGCCCAAGCGCAAGCTCCAGCGACGCCGGCTCTGCCCGCGGCCACGAAACAGCCACCTGCAGCACCAGTACCACCACCAGCGACGACGGCGGGCCAAAGGTTGCTGCTTTCGCTTCGGCCGCCGCCGCGCGGCGAGGACTACACGATCCTGCAGGCGTTGGTGAGCGTGGACATGCTGCTGCTGTTCACGGCGACGGTGTTCGGGGTGGGCGGCACGCTGACGGCGATCGACAACATGGGCCAGATCGGGGAGTCGCTGGGTTACCCGCAGCGGAGCGTGGCCACCTTCGTCTCCCTCATCAGCATCTGGAACTACCTGGGCCGCGTCACCGCGGGGTTCGCCTCGGAGGCGCTGCTGTCCCGGCACCGCATCCCGCGGCCGCTGCTGGTGGCCGGCGTGCTGCTGCTCACGGTCCCGGGCCACCTGCTCATCGCGTTCGGCGTGCCCGGGTCGCTGTACGCGGCGTCGGTGCTGGTCGGGTTCTGCTTCGGCGCCGCGTACCCGATGATCCTGGCCATCATCTCCGAGCTGTTCGGGCTCAGGTACTACTCCACGCTCTACAACGTCGGCAACGTGGCCAGCCCCGTGGGGTCCTACATCCTCAACGTCCGCGTCGCCGGCCGGATGTACGACCGGGAGGCCGCGCGCCAGGGCGCCGTCGTCGTGCCCGGGAAGGCGAGCGGCGGCGTCACGTGCGTCGGCAAGCGCTGCTACAGGGAGTCGTTCCTCGTCGTCGCGGCGGTCACCGTGGCCGCCGCGGCGGTCGCGCTTGCGCTGGCGTGGAGGACGCGGGCGTTCTACGCGGGGGACATCTACGCGAGGTTCAAGGAGGGGGCCACTGGCACGGGAGCGAGTGGCAACCGCGTCCGCGTCGGAGAGGACGAGGatgcctcggcggcggcggcggcggagtccgTGTCCAAGGAGCAGGCCAAGGTGGACGCACGCGACGCCCGTGACACTTCGAGTTGA
- the LOC136508874 gene encoding protein NUCLEAR FUSION DEFECTIVE 4-like, which yields MCAIGTKHGTAVTATATEYTPRAARKAMATATAFAFAVQVLRGRWFMAYGSFLIMSAAGATYIFAIYSKDIKSTLGYTQEQLNTVGFFKDVGANVGIHAGLIAELSPPWLVLAIGAAMNLGGYLMLYLSVTGRAGHRTPPLWLVCLYIAVGANSQAFANTGALVTCVKNFPESRGVMLGLLKGFVGLSGAIFTQLYLAFYGPGGGASSDTRPLILLVGWLPAAVSVSFLATIRIIRAPRSPVAVRREYRAFCAFLYVSLALAAYLLVAIVLQKRFQFTRAEYGVSAAVVLSMLLLPGFATVLREEAALSKNTPDEVQAESSPELSPEVTVDAKQPPAPPPATSMAGQRLPLSLRPPPRGEDYTILQALVSVDMLLLFTATVFGVGGTLTAIDNMGQIGESLGYPRRSVATFVSLISIWNYLGRVAAGFSSEALLSRHRLPRPLILAGVFLLTVPGHLLIAFGVPGSLYVASVVIGFCFGAAQPLILASVSELFGLRYYSTMYNFCGTASPLASYVLNVRVAGRMYDREAARQGKGVTCIGVRCYRESFLVITAVTVAAAVVTLALAWRTREFYAGDIYAKFKAGTTCGSSGGANAIAGGDKVELEVEPKE from the coding sequence ATGTGTGCCATTGGAACCAAGCACGGCACTGCTGTGACCGCGACTGCGACAGAGTACACTCCGCGAGCAGCTAGAAAGGCCATGGCCACCGCCACGGCATTCGCGTTCGCGGTGCAGGTGCTGCGGGGGCGGTGGTTCATGGCGTACGGCTCCTTCCTCATCATGTCGGCCGCGGGCGCCACCTACATCTTCGCCATCTACTCCAAGGACATCAAGTCGACGCTCGGGTACACGCAGGAGCAGCTCAACACCGTGGGATTCTTCAAGGACGTGGGCGCCAACGTCGGCATCCACGCCGGCCTCATCGCCGAGCTCTCCCCGCCATGGCTCGTCCTTGCCATCGGCGCCGCCATGAACCTCGGCGGATACCTCATGCTCTACCTCTCCGTCACAGGCCGCGCCGGCCACCGGACCCCGCCGCTCTGGCTCGTCTGCCTCTACATCGCCGTCGGCGCCAACTCCCAGGCGTTCGCCAACACCGGCGCGCTCGTCACCTGCGTCAAGAACTTCCCCGAGAGCCGCGGCGTCATGCTCGGCCTCCTCAAGGGCTTCGTCGGCCTCAGCGGCGCCATCTTCACCCAGCTCTACCTCGCCTTCTACGGCCCCGGAGGCGGCGCCAGCAGCGACACCAGGCCGCTCATCCTCCTCGTCGGCTGGCTCCCCGCCGCCGTCTCCGTCTCTTTCCTCGCCACCATCCGGATCATACGCGCGCCGCGCTCGCCCGTCGCGGTACGCAGGGAGTACCGCGCCTTCTGCGCCTTCCTCTACGTGTCGCTCGCTCTCGCCGCCTACCTCCTGGTCGCCATCGTCCTGCAGAAGCGGTTCCAGTTCACGCGGGCAGAGTACGGCGTCAGCGCCGCCGTCGTGCTGTCCATGCTCCTCCTCCCTGGCTTCGCCACCGTCCTGCGCGAGGAGGCTGCTCTGTCCAAGAACACGCCCGACGAAGTGCAGGCAGAGTCATCGCCGGAGTTGTCCCCGGAGGTCACTGTAGACGCGAAGCAGCCGCCGGCACCCCCGCCCGCGACGTCGATGGCGGGTCAAAGGTTGCCGCTTTCGCTTCGTCCGCCGCCGCGCGGCGAGGACTACACGATCCTGCAGGCGCTGGTGAGCGTGGACATGCTGCTGCTGTTCACGGCGACGGTGTTCGGGGTGGGCGGCACGCTGACGGCCATCGACAACATGGGCCAGATCGGCGAGTCGCTGGGGTACCCGCGGCGGAGCGTCGCCACCTTCGTCTCCCTCATCAGCATCTGGAACTACCTCGGCCGCGTCGCCGCCGGGTTCTCCTCGGAGGCCTTGCTGTCCCGGCACCGCCTCCCGCGGCCGCTCATCCTTGCCGGCGTGTTCCTGCTCACTGTCCCGGGCCACCTGCTCATCGCGTTCGGCGTGCCCGGGTCGCTGTACGTGGCGTCGGTGGTGATCGGGTTCTGCTTCGGCGCCGCGCAGCCGCTCATCCTCGCCAGCGTGTCGGAGCTGTTCGGGCTCAGGTACTACTCCACCATGTACAACTTCTGCGGCACGGCCAGCCCCCTGGCGTCGTACGTCCTCAACGTCCGCGTCGCCGGCCGCATGTACGACCGCGAGGCGGCGCGGCAGGGGAAGGGGGTCACGTGCATTGGCGTCCGGTGCTACAGGGAGTCCTTCTTGGTCATCACGGCGGTCACCGTTGCCGCCGCGGTGGTGACGCTGGCGCTCGCATGGAGGACTCGCGAGTTCTACGCGGGAGACATCTACGCCAAGTTCAAGGCGGGAACAACTTGTGGTAGTAGTGGTGGTGCTAATGCCATTGCTGGTGGAGACAAGGTAGAACTGGAAGTAGAACCCAAGGAATAG